Sequence from the Sphingomonas koreensis genome:
TTCACCGACGCCGTGGTCGCGCATGTCAACGCGAGCGAGAAGCCCGTGGTGTTCATGCTGTGGGGCAGTCATGCGCAGAAGAAGGCGCCGTCGGTCGATCCGCGGCATCTGGTGCTGAAGTCGGTCCACCCCTCGCCGCTGTCGGCGCATGGCGGCTTTTTCGGCTGCCGTCATTTCTCGAAGGCGAACGCGTTCCTCGAAGCGAAGGGCAGAGGGACGATCGATTGGGCGCTGCCGGCTATTTGAGGAGACGGCACCAGCCCGCTCCCCCGCCCGGCCACCCAACGGCAGTATGATATGGGTGGCCGGGCGGGGGAGCGGGCTGGTGCCGCTAACCTAGCTTAGAAGCTTACCCGGGCCGCCACGCGGATGTCGCGGCCGGCAAGCGGCACGAAATCCTTGGTGAACGATGCGTGCCGCCGCGCCTCGACGTCGAAGATGTTGTTGGCCGACAGGATGATCGCGGTCTCGCGCTTCTCGCCGAACGGGTGCCAGGTGAGCGAGGCGTTGACCAGCGTGAAGGCCGGGGTCTCGGTCTCGAAGCTCGCGACGCGCGACTGGCGGGTCGAATGCTCGACCTCGACACGGCCGCCAAAGCCGTTGTAGCTCGCATCGAGTCCGCCCAGCACGCGCAGCGGCGGGATCCGCGGAACCGGGCTGCCATTGCCGAGCTCGGCATTGACATAGTCGGCGACGAGATTGCCGGAGAGCGAGAAGTCGCCCGCGCGCAGCAGCGTCGCCGAAATCTCGCCCTCGATCCCGTAATAGCGCGCGTCCGCCTGCAGATACTGGAAGATCGGCAGGTCGAACTCGTCATTCTCGAAGCGCGTGCCGGTGTCGTTCTCGTAGATGTAATTGTCGAACCAGTTGGCATAGCCGCTGATCTGGAACCGCACCGGCCCTGCGCGGCCGCGGGCATAAAGCTCGAGGCCCCAGCTCTTCTCGAGCGCGAAGTTCGGATTGCCGACTTCATAGGCTTGGGTCGCGATATGCGGGCCGTTGGAGAACAGCTCTTCGCCCGACGGCGCGCGCACGGCGCGCGAGCCGTTGATGCCGATCTTGACCTCGGGCGCGACCTCGTAGGACAGGCCGACCGCGCCGGAGAAGGCGTCGAAGCCGCGATCGACCCGTACCAGCGGCGCATCCTCGTCCAGCCCGATCTTGACCGCATTCGAGCGGACATCGGTATGTTCGTAGCGCCCGGCGAACTCGAGGCCGAGCTTGCCGAGATTGACTTCCTGCAGCGCGAACACGCCATATTGCGCGGTGGTGTTGGGCGCGACGAACGCCTCTTCACCCACTGCGGAGAACTTCCGCGTCAGGCCCTGGAAGCCGATCACGCCGCGCCAGCCGCCGCGATTCGCCTGGACCAGCTCGAGCCGTCCTTCGATCGCTTCGGAGTTGAACACCGTGCCGATGTCGGCGCCCTCGAACTCGGTATGCTCGTAATCGGCGAAGCCGGCGCGCACGCGGATCTTGTCGAGGAAGCCGCCGCCGACATTGACCTCGCCGCGCATGTCGGCGCGCCACTGCTTCATGCCGATCGTCACGGCGCCATGGTCGTGGCCTTCGTCGCCGTCCGCGTCATGGTCGTGACCCGCGGGCGGGCGTTCGGGAACGCCGTATTTGGTGTCGTAATAGCCGACCGAAAAGCCGAGGCTGCCGCCATCGTTGATCAGCGCGACGCCGCCGCCCAGCGTATAGGTCTCGGTTCCGCTGTTGGGCAGGCGGCCGCGGCTGTTGGCGAGCGCGGTCGCCTCGGC
This genomic interval carries:
- a CDS encoding TonB-dependent receptor, coding for MKRLTLLLATTAFALPALAQTSEHQERDRSSRSMVHGDADADVVITAPYVADLDLLAGTSVVSGDELVRDIRGQIGDTLTRVPGVSATSFSPGASRPVLRGFQGERVRVLTDGLGSLDVSNTSTDHAVTIDPLTAERIEVLRGPAVLLFGSQAIGGAVNVIDRRIPRAVPENGFHIDAVGTYGSAADERSGGAAVDVALTPTIVLHADGSYRKTDDLRTGGYILSKPLRAQQLAIAAEETEEGHLDEAAEATALANSRGRLPNSGTETYTLGGGVALINDGGSLGFSVGYYDTKYGVPERPPAGHDHDADGDEGHDHGAVTIGMKQWRADMRGEVNVGGGFLDKIRVRAGFADYEHTEFEGADIGTVFNSEAIEGRLELVQANRGGWRGVIGFQGLTRKFSAVGEEAFVAPNTTAQYGVFALQEVNLGKLGLEFAGRYEHTDVRSNAVKIGLDEDAPLVRVDRGFDAFSGAVGLSYEVAPEVKIGINGSRAVRAPSGEELFSNGPHIATQAYEVGNPNFALEKSWGLELYARGRAGPVRFQISGYANWFDNYIYENDTGTRFENDEFDLPIFQYLQADARYYGIEGEISATLLRAGDFSLSGNLVADYVNAELGNGSPVPRIPPLRVLGGLDASYNGFGGRVEVEHSTRQSRVASFETETPAFTLVNASLTWHPFGEKRETAIILSANNIFDVEARRHASFTKDFVPLAGRDIRVAARVSF